TTGCTTTGTCAGCCATTGGCGGGCTGCAACCAAACTGCTCATCGATATCTCGTGTCCACCCTCAAAGACTTCATAGTGCGGAAGGATGCCCAGCGTTCGTAAAAAGCTTAGAGCCTCGTCGGCGTGAAAAGCAGGTAGCTTGTCATCGTAGCGGCCGTGGCTAAGGAAAAACTGTACTTGCTGCACCTCCGATGCTGGGGCATGGTGCTTGCGCGACTCGTTGAGCAGGCGCCCGCTAAAGGCCAGCACGCCCCGTATCTTAGAAGGGTAAGCCAAGGCCAAATCAAAGGCCATAATTGCCCCTGACTAAAGCCCAGCAGGTACACTTGGCCGGCAGGGGTACCATAGCGGGCCGTGGCTTCACCCAGAAAGCGAAGCAGCAATTGCTGGCCAGCTAGCTGTTGGGCTTGGTTGAAGATAGGTTTGCCCGAGGAAAATTCGACTTGATAGAAACCGAACCCAGTGCCAAACTCCAGCGGGGCACGCACCAACAGCACCAGGGTCTGTGCGTCGGCCAACTGCTCGCCTACTGACAACAAGTTCAACTCATTGCCGCCTACTCCGTGCAGCAAAAGCAGTAGTCGCCGGGCGCCAGTAATCTGGGCTGGGTTCAGCAACCGGTAGGCCAAGGATAAAT
The window above is part of the Hymenobacter radiodurans genome. Proteins encoded here:
- a CDS encoding alpha/beta hydrolase; this translates as MAFDLALAYPSKIRGVLAFSGRLLNESRKHHAPASEVQQVQFFLSHGRYDDKLPAFHADEALSFLRTLGILPHYEVFEGGHEISMSSLVAARQWLTKQP